Genomic window (Pirellulales bacterium):
CGATCCGGACCGCCGACCGTCCCGTGTTGATGGCCAACGGTATTCCAACTGGCTCGTACCGCCGAGCGATGGTGGCTACGGACCTTTCCGATTTTTCAGAATCAACGATTCGAACGGCCGCATCACTCGGATTATTTGAGCGGATGAATATTTCTCTGCTCCATGTATTCGATATTCCAGGCATTGCACTGTTTAGCCGCGCGTCCTTGCCCGACGTTGAAAAGCAATCGTACATTGCAGGTGAAAGGAAGCGAGCGATGGAACAGGTTGCGTCATTCATAGCCAGGGTCAGCGTCGAAGGGATGTCACCCGTTCTGAAACCTGCTACTGTCAACATCGCCGAAGCCATTTGCAAGACGGCGAGCGAGTTGTCTGCCGAATTGATCGTGATTGGAACCTGTGGTCGATCGATGGTTGCTCGGGCACTCATTGGCAGCGTGACGGAAGGTGTCTTACGAAACTCCGACCGAGACGTACTCGCGATACCGCCGCCGCAAAACAGAGCGGTATCCTAATACCGGTGATTACAACTGCTATTTGGGTCTCAGTAAAACCGCTGCTGGGAATCGCGTCGAACAAGTTGTCAGCGTTATTGGGCATGCTTCCAACCTATCGAGAGCCGTTCATCGCACCCACGAGACAGACCAGCAGCCTGTCGTACTCAACTTACAGGAATAAGAACGTTGGACCTTTGGATCATCCTTCGCGACATCGTAGTGCTACTAGGAGCTTGCTTGCTAGTCGGCGGTGTGTTCGCGCGATTTGGGCAAAGCCCGATTGTCGGTTACTTGCTGGCCGGAATGTTTCTGGGTGGTCCGGGGAGTATTCACGCGGTCAGTGCGGCGCAAGACGTTGAGGCGATTGCCGAACTTGGTGTCGCGCTGTTGCTGTTCAGCCTTGGGTTGGAGTTTTCGATTGAGCGGTTGAAGAAACTTGGTGCCAAGCCGCTCTTGGGCGGTGCGGCTCAAGTAGTGCTGACGATGCTGCTGGCATTTGTCGGGGCCCAGTTGTTCAGCTTGGGAGTCAAGGAGGCGATCGCTTTCGGTGCGATGGTCGCACTCAGCAGCACAGCCGTCGTTCTGCGGATCCTGATGGAGCGCGGCGAAATCGAAATGCCGCATGGTCGCAACAGTCTCGGCGTGTTGCTGACTCAGGACATGGCTGTCGTTC
Coding sequences:
- a CDS encoding universal stress protein; the protein is MVATDLSDFSESTIRTAASLGLFERMNISLLHVFDIPGIALFSRASLPDVEKQSYIAGERKRAMEQVASFIARVSVEGMSPVLKPATVNIAEAICKTASELSAELIVIGTCGRSMVARALIGSVTEGVLRNSDRDVLAIPPPQNRAVS